Proteins encoded in a region of the Anopheles aquasalis chromosome 2, idAnoAquaMG_Q_19, whole genome shotgun sequence genome:
- the LOC126572486 gene encoding ryncolin-2-like, which yields MKLHIGLIAFCAVLYVGASDGGPSEGEATANSSVIGMLELLVGKLEAMEHKLQKMESKLDEHVDNVHNISQHQRVDGSSCTNVPSKESGIYLIRVKRNSEPFEVYCEQETFGGGWIVFQFRYDGSLDFYRGWNEFRDGFGDLNKEFWLGLEKVHQITSGRKHELVVELKDFNGTYKYALFNAFEIGSESKQYNLKDIGAYNGTACDEMSYLKGKKFSTKDRDNAVNSMGHCAQRHEGAWWHNWYCTAANLNGRYMNAVNRKSMHWYDFNESAQGLSYSRMMIREKE from the exons ATGAAGCTGCACATTGGTTTAATCGCATTTTGTGCTGTTCTTTATGTTGGTGCAAGTGATGGTGGGCCTAGTGAGGGCGAAGCAACAGCCAATTCGTCAGTGATCGGAATGTTAGAGTTACTCGTGGGCAAGTTGGAGGCGATGGAACATAAATTGCAGAAAATGGAGAGTAAACTCGATGAACACGTCGACAATGTGCATAACATTAGTCAGCAT CAAAGAGTGGATGGTTCCTCGTGCACAAATGTTCCTTCGAAAGAGTCCGGCATATACCTGATCCGTGTGAAACGTAATAGTGAACCGTTTGAAGTGTATTGTGAACAGGAAACGTTTGGAGGAGGATGGATTGTATTTCAGTTCCGTTACGACGGATCACTGGACTTTTATCGAGGCTGGAATGAGTTCCGCGACGGTTTTGGTGATTTAAACAAAGAGTTTTGGTTGGGTCTTGAGAAAGTCCACCAGATAACAAGTGGCCGTAAGCATGAATTGGTCGTTGAATTGAAAGACTTTAATGGAACGTATAAATATGCGCTGTTTAATGCATTCGAAATAGGCAGTGAGAGTAAGCAATACAACTTGAAAGATATCGGAGCGTATAATGGAACTGCATGTGATGAAATGTCCTATTTGAAGGGTAAGAAGTTTTCAACCAAAGATCGTGATAATGCTGTGAACAGCATGGGACATTGTGCTCAGCGCCATGAAGGTGCATGGTGGCACAACTGGTATTGTACTGCCGCGAATTTGAACGGGCGATACATGAACGCCGTCAATCGAAAGTCAATGCATTGGTATGATTTCAATGAGAGCGCGCAAGGATTGAGTTATTCGCGAATGATGATCCGAGAGAAGGAATAG
- the LOC126572479 gene encoding proton-coupled folate transporter-like isoform X2 produces MSELEDDNICEEPDTTTRTLPGVANFLVFRDQVCLAQKQAQTELAELDKHRNIWTGLVQVIVLLVAGSWTDRAGALKPCILVPIAAQTVSLLYTMLCAVFMREIPLEASLLVADLMVAVCGGVPLLIAGIYSYLALATEPKDRTFRFACAAVAMAFFPVVANFFSGYLFKALGFIKLCMVCLVFCAASMLYGLFVLEEPKPKSKEDPSAAVATTVESEKQSTEGGLSSLFDYRMVFDSVKVLLRKREFNRRNLLWLTLLAFFINFGALSDIGIAANLAISQFHWVTSFGIWRSYDLATTLLGTMLAMGVLSKRFGVSDAMVCVFSICFSMAAKPIMAYAVSHVVPNLYFVATSIDVFEGSKTIATKSLASKLVAENEIAKMLTLLGIVESLQVTIYPSLYSVVFLASQETVIGAVFWLSEGFLLLAFALYIVLYLMSRRSEQAAEEAAATTEPTGGSATQSSAKQGIDNPAVDITAL; encoded by the exons ATGTCGGAGCTGGAAGATGACAACATTTGCGAGGAACCGGACACCACAACCCGGACACTACCAGGCGTCGCGAACTTTCTCGTGTTTCGCGATCAAGTCTGTTTGGCGCAGAAACAAGCACAAACAGAACTGGCCGAACTCGACAAGCATCGCAACATTTGGA CTGGATTGGTGCAGGTGATCGTACTGCTGGTTGCCGGTAGCTGGACCGATCGTGCCGGAGCACTGAAGCCATGTATACTGGTGCCGATCGCCGCTCAAACGGTGTCACTGTTGT ATACGATGCTGTGTGCGGTGTTTATGCGCGAAATTCCGCTTGAAGCGTCACTGCTCGTTGCTGATCTGATGGTGGccgtttgtggtggtgttccGTTGTTGATCGCGGGTATTTACAGCTATCTGGCGCTAGCTACTGAGCCAAAGGATCGTACGTTCCGGTTTGCGTGTGCTGCCGTCGCGATGGCGTTctttccggtggtggcgaacTTCTTCAGTGGCTACCTGTTCAAGGCACTAGGATTTATCA AACTGTGTATGGTATGTCTCGTGTTTTGTGCCGCTTCGATGTTGTACGGATTGTTTGTGCTCGAGGAACCGAAACCCAAGTCCAAGGAAGATCCATCGGCAGCGGTAGCGACGACAGTGGAAAGCGAGAAGCAGTCAACGGAAGGAGGTCTTAGCTCACTGTTTGACTACCGGATGGTGTTCGATTCGGTGAAGGTTTTGTTGAGAAAACGGGAATTCAACCGCCGGAATCTGCTGTGGCTTACGCTGTTGGCTTTCTTCATCAACTTCGGTGCATTGTCGGATATCGGGATAGCGGCCAATCTGGCCATCAGTCAGTTCCACTGGGTAACGAGCTTCGGTATCTGGCGATCTTATGATCTGGCCACAACCCTACTCGGTACGATGTTGGCTATGGGCGTGCTGAGCAAACGGTTCGGCGTGTCCGATGCGATGGTTTGCGTTTTTTCGATCTGTTTTTCGATGGCCGCCAAACCGATCATG GCCTATGCTGTGTCGCACGTGGTACCGAACCTCTACTTTGTGGCCACCTCTATCGATGTGTTCGAAGGCAGCAAAACGATTGCCACCAAAAGTCTTGCCTCGAAGCTGGTTGCGGAGAATGAAATCG CAAAAATGCTGACCCTGCTCGGTATCGTGGAGTCCCTCCAGGTCACCATCTATCCGTCGCTGTACAGCGTTGTGTTTCTGGCATCTCAAGAGACGGTTATCGGTGCGGTGTTCTGGCTTAGTGAAggctttctgctgctggcatttGCGCTCTACAT TGTGCTGTACCTGATGTCACGACGCTCGGAACAGGCCGCGGAGGAGGCAGCGGCAACGACGGAACCGACGGGAGGATCGGCAACCCAATCAAGCGCCAAGCAGGGCATCGATAATCCTGCAGTGGATATTACTGCACTTTGA
- the LOC126572479 gene encoding proton-coupled folate transporter-like isoform X1, whose protein sequence is MADSESVIARWWAKAKKYITIEPVIVLFLLTTISSTGQSVFEFEKACATKLNVSLEVCAFMSELEDDNICEEPDTTTRTLPGVANFLVFRDQVCLAQKQAQTELAELDKHRNIWTGLVQVIVLLVAGSWTDRAGALKPCILVPIAAQTVSLLYTMLCAVFMREIPLEASLLVADLMVAVCGGVPLLIAGIYSYLALATEPKDRTFRFACAAVAMAFFPVVANFFSGYLFKALGFIKLCMVCLVFCAASMLYGLFVLEEPKPKSKEDPSAAVATTVESEKQSTEGGLSSLFDYRMVFDSVKVLLRKREFNRRNLLWLTLLAFFINFGALSDIGIAANLAISQFHWVTSFGIWRSYDLATTLLGTMLAMGVLSKRFGVSDAMVCVFSICFSMAAKPIMAYAVSHVVPNLYFVATSIDVFEGSKTIATKSLASKLVAENEIAKMLTLLGIVESLQVTIYPSLYSVVFLASQETVIGAVFWLSEGFLLLAFALYIVLYLMSRRSEQAAEEAAATTEPTGGSATQSSAKQGIDNPAVDITAL, encoded by the exons ATGGCTGATAGTGAAAGTGTGATCGCGCGTTGGTGGGCCAAAGCCAAAAAGTACATCACGATCGAACCGGTGAtcgttctttttctcctcACAACAATCAGTTCCACCGGCCAGAGTGTGTTTGAGTTTGAGAAG GCCTGTGCCACGAAGCTCAATGTATCGCTGGAGGTGTGCGCCTTCATGTCGGAGCTGGAAGATGACAACATTTGCGAGGAACCGGACACCACAACCCGGACACTACCAGGCGTCGCGAACTTTCTCGTGTTTCGCGATCAAGTCTGTTTGGCGCAGAAACAAGCACAAACAGAACTGGCCGAACTCGACAAGCATCGCAACATTTGGA CTGGATTGGTGCAGGTGATCGTACTGCTGGTTGCCGGTAGCTGGACCGATCGTGCCGGAGCACTGAAGCCATGTATACTGGTGCCGATCGCCGCTCAAACGGTGTCACTGTTGT ATACGATGCTGTGTGCGGTGTTTATGCGCGAAATTCCGCTTGAAGCGTCACTGCTCGTTGCTGATCTGATGGTGGccgtttgtggtggtgttccGTTGTTGATCGCGGGTATTTACAGCTATCTGGCGCTAGCTACTGAGCCAAAGGATCGTACGTTCCGGTTTGCGTGTGCTGCCGTCGCGATGGCGTTctttccggtggtggcgaacTTCTTCAGTGGCTACCTGTTCAAGGCACTAGGATTTATCA AACTGTGTATGGTATGTCTCGTGTTTTGTGCCGCTTCGATGTTGTACGGATTGTTTGTGCTCGAGGAACCGAAACCCAAGTCCAAGGAAGATCCATCGGCAGCGGTAGCGACGACAGTGGAAAGCGAGAAGCAGTCAACGGAAGGAGGTCTTAGCTCACTGTTTGACTACCGGATGGTGTTCGATTCGGTGAAGGTTTTGTTGAGAAAACGGGAATTCAACCGCCGGAATCTGCTGTGGCTTACGCTGTTGGCTTTCTTCATCAACTTCGGTGCATTGTCGGATATCGGGATAGCGGCCAATCTGGCCATCAGTCAGTTCCACTGGGTAACGAGCTTCGGTATCTGGCGATCTTATGATCTGGCCACAACCCTACTCGGTACGATGTTGGCTATGGGCGTGCTGAGCAAACGGTTCGGCGTGTCCGATGCGATGGTTTGCGTTTTTTCGATCTGTTTTTCGATGGCCGCCAAACCGATCATG GCCTATGCTGTGTCGCACGTGGTACCGAACCTCTACTTTGTGGCCACCTCTATCGATGTGTTCGAAGGCAGCAAAACGATTGCCACCAAAAGTCTTGCCTCGAAGCTGGTTGCGGAGAATGAAATCG CAAAAATGCTGACCCTGCTCGGTATCGTGGAGTCCCTCCAGGTCACCATCTATCCGTCGCTGTACAGCGTTGTGTTTCTGGCATCTCAAGAGACGGTTATCGGTGCGGTGTTCTGGCTTAGTGAAggctttctgctgctggcatttGCGCTCTACAT TGTGCTGTACCTGATGTCACGACGCTCGGAACAGGCCGCGGAGGAGGCAGCGGCAACGACGGAACCGACGGGAGGATCGGCAACCCAATCAAGCGCCAAGCAGGGCATCGATAATCCTGCAGTGGATATTACTGCACTTTGA